In Saccharomyces cerevisiae S288C chromosome XV, complete sequence, the following proteins share a genomic window:
- the GNT1 gene encoding glucose N-acetyltransferase (N-acetylglucosaminyltransferase; capable of modification of N-linked glycans in the Golgi apparatus) has translation MRLISKRRIRFIVFILFGVLTVFVVSRLVVHFQYNQEIKFYKKYFQQRKDGLHEIYNPLEIKQIPKETIDDLYTARLDKELKNGEVIEWSKFAYVNYVTNADYLCNTLIIFNDLKQEFETKAKLVLLISKDLLDPNTSSNVAYISSLLNKIQAIDEDQVVIKLIDNIVKPKDTTPWNESLTKLLVFNQTEFDRVIYLDNDAILRSSLDELFFLPNYIKFAAPLTYWFLSNSDLEKSYHETRHREKQPINLQSYTKVLTKRIGKGQMIYNHLPSLPHSLYLNSNNIAQDIISSTSSLSPLFDFQSSKKVGKLKFASNLMVINPSKEAFDEIVNVMLPKILNKKEKYDMDLINEEMYNLKKIIYKQFIFFRKVRKLFKPEVLVLPFARYGLLTGSLRNPRHYSIIYNDVLGYKTLDNDGNDIPVGLNDSVAYSKYIHFSDYPLAKPWNYPSMKEFECIVKEEDAEDSKLEHQACDLWNSVYASYIQSREICLV, from the coding sequence ATGAGGTTGAtatccaaaagaagaatcaGATTTATTGTGTTTATTTTGTTCGGCGTCCTCACTGTATTCGTAGTATCAAGACTTGTTGTTCATTTTCAGTATAACCAAGAAATAAAGTTCTATAAAAAGTATTTTCAACAGAGGAAGGATGGGCTTCACGAAATTTACAACCCATTAGAAATCAAGCAAATACCCAAGGAAACGATAGATGACTTATATACCGCCCGTTTAGATAAAGAGTTGAAAAACGGTGAGGTCATCGAGTGGTCCAAGTTTGCATACGTGAATTATGTGACTAATGCTGATTATCTTTGTAATACGCTGATCATATTCAATGATCTGAAACAGGAGTTTGAGACAAAGGCCAAGTTAGTTCTTCTGATATCTAAAGATCTGCTAGACCCAAACACTTCCTCAAATGTGGCTTACATTAGTTCACTCCTTAACAAGATTCAAGCTATAGATGAGGACCAGGTAGTTATCAAGTTGATAGATAACATTGTGAAGCCAAAGGATACTACACCTTGGAATGAAAGTTTAACAAAATTACTAGTATTTAACCAAACAGAATTTGACCGTGTGATTTATCTTGACAACGACGCAATTTTAAGATCAAGCTTGGACGAATTATTTTTCCTACCAAATTATATCAAATTTGCAGCTCCATTAACATACTGGTTTTTATCTAACAgtgatttggaaaaatcaTACCATGAAACGCGACACCGTGAAAAGCAACCAATCAACCTCCAGTCGTATACAAAAGTGCTGACTAAAAGAATTGGGAAAGGTCAGATGATTTATAATCATTTGCCGAGTTTGCCGCATTCATTGTACTTGAATTCTAATAACATAGCTCAGGACATTATAAGTTCTACATCATCTTTATCGCCGTTATTTGATTTCCAAAGTAGTAAAAAGGTTggaaaattaaaatttgCTTCTAATTTAATGGTTATTAATCCTTCAAAGGAGGCgtttgatgaaattgtGAACGTTATGCTGCCCAAGATTTTaaacaagaaggaaaagtaCGATATGGATTTGATCAATGAAGAAATGTACAATTTAAAGAAGATTATTTATAAAcagtttattttcttcagaaaagtccgaaaacttttcaaacCAGAAGTATTGGTTTTGCCATTTGCAAGGTACGGCTTACTGACGGGTTCATTGAGAAACCCACGGCACTATTCTATAATCTATAATGACGTTTTGGGTTATAAGACATTGGATAATGATGGCAACGATATTCCGGTAGGATTAAACGACAGTGTCGCATATTCTAAGTACATACATTTTTCGGATTATCCATTGGCCAAGCCCTGGAATTATCCATCAATGAAGGAGTTTGAATGTATCgttaaagaagaagacgcGGAGGATTCAAAGCTAGAGCACCAAGCTTGTGACCTTTGGAACTCGGTGTACGCTTCTTACATACAGTCCAGGGAAATCTGCCTCGTTTGA